CCCAAATATCTTAATTCTCCTGAATCAGAAATATTTGAAAAAGGGAAAATGTTGTTTGCATTTGAAAAAGCATCTAGCAATATAAGAAAAAGAGATAAAGCTATTATTGTTGAAGGATACTTTGATGTAATTGCTCTGCATTCAAGAGGTATAACTAATTCTGTAGCTTCCCTTGGCACCGCATTAAATAAATATCAAATTTCTCAACTATGTAGATGCACAGATAATAAAAATATAATATTGAATTTTGATTCTGATAATGCAGGAATATTAGCTACAAAAAGAGTAATAAAAGAAGTCGAAAGCTTATCTCTCCATGATCAAATTAATCTTAAGATACTTCAACTTAATCATTTTAAAGATCCTGACGAATTTTTGAATAGTCATACTCCAGAAGATTATTTTAATTTAATTGATAATTCATCCTTTTGGATTGATTGGGAGATTGATCATATCTTTAAAGATAAAGATTTAACTAAGTCTGAAAATTTCCAGAGCGTTATTTCTTCACTGGTAAAATTGTTGAGCAAATTACCTCAATCATCATCAAGAACTCATTACTTACAAAAAGTTTCCGAAAGATTGAGTAAGGGACAAGCAAGGTTAGCAATACAGTTCGAACAAGATTTAAGAAATCAAGTTAAGGGATTTCGTTGGCATGGCAGATCCAAAAAATTTGAACAACCAAATGAAATTTCTCGGCGTGAGAAAAATGAATCGGAAATAATCTTTTATTATTTGCATTGTCCTGATCTTCGGTTATTTATTCGTGATGAATTTCTTAAAAGAGAAATTAATGGATTTAATACCAATTATATTCAAAATTTATGGGAAGCTATTTCAAAAATTGAACAAAATAATTTAGGTTTAAATTATTTAAATGATTTAAAAGAATCTAATAGTCAAAATCTTCAAAAAGAGTTTTTTGCTATTGACTTAATTTCACTTCTTACTGATCACTTAGTTCATTATAATCCTGAATTATCAAATAAAATTAATAATTTTGTTAATCCAAATGAGTTGTTTTTAACATTGCTTAGTAATCCTAAAGATAATTTACTTGGAACTTTATCACTTCTTGAAAAATATAATTCTTTAAAAAGATGTAGACACTTGATCGAATCTTGGGGATCACAAAGATTAAAAACTTTAGAAAATTGTATTTCTATTTTAATTGATAATCCCTCTTCAGGTTCCGCAAATTCAAGTAAAGAGATAGACGATCTTTTTAAGGATTTAAACTCAGATGCGATTAAATTTCAAGAATTATATTATTTAGAAAGACAACACATGAACTTTTTAGACAAACAACGTTGTGGTAATTTCATTGCTACTTAATATCTTTTCTTTAGATTTATAGACAGTATTTTTTAATCAAGTTTTTAACTTTTTTGGGTTTATCTTCAAGAACATAAGCTTCTACTTCTTTCTCATAAGTCCCAGAAAAATTTGAACTAGAGAACTCTAATGCTTTTTTTTTACTTTGATGTAATTTGCTTTCTAATTTTTTTATATCTCCTATTGTTTTATTGTCATTACATTTTTGTATCGCATGAGTTGCTTCGTGTCTCAATGCTTTTCTTATCGCCCTTTCTGTTTTGAAGTTATCTTTATTTGGGCTTTGTTTTTTACTTCTATAATTTGTTTTCCTTTTTGCATTTTCAGTACATATTATTATTTTATTTTCTTTAAAATTATGTAGCCCTTTTATTTCTTTGTTTATTAGACATTCAATTTTATTTTCTTCAACTATGTAGTTTGCTTTCATTAATAAGTTAAGAATCTCTTTATCTAATTTGCTCAAAAATAATATAAATTCCATTCTATTTTTTTACTTCACTATAGTTGGGATTTGTTCTATATCAGTTGTAGATGAGCGACTTAAGAAATTCTTATTCATCTTCCAACTTTGTGGATTTTTTGTAATGGCCCATGTAATTGCATTGTTATTAAATCTTTTATTTAATAAATCAATCGTTTTCATAAGATTTGTTGATTTTTTTAAGACTTTCTGAGATTCGTAATTGATAACTGATTGCTGTAAATATTCGCTATTTGTTAAATCCTGCATTAAAACACCAGCTTTTGAGAATTTATATTCGGGATTATAAATTTCTTTAGATAATTCAACTACTATTTTTAAAATATTGTTTGTGTCATCAGTTGCATTTGTAAGTTTTCTATGAGCACTTCTTTGATAATTTTGACTTGAATATTTACTGGTTCTAGCAAATACTCTAATATTAGATGATTGCAAATTCTGACTTCTCATTTTTTCAGAGGCTTTTATTGCGTGAGTTGCCAGTGCTTGAGTTAAGTCTTCTAATTTTGTGATAGGCGTGCCGAAACTCCTGCTCACCTGAATTTCTTTTTTTGATTTCTTCTTTTTTTCTATGGGCAGGCATCTATGGCCTTTCAGTTCTAATTGCAGTCTTTTCCCTACAATGCCTAATTTCTTAATGATTTCATTTTCTTCCATATCTCTTAGTTCTCTCGCATTTTTAATACCTTTACTTTGCAACCAATTAGAGGTTTGTTTCCCGACTCCCCATATCTTATCTATGCTAATTCTTTTCAAATAATTATTCTCATTTTCGGTTCTAGCTAAATCAAATATTCCAGCTGAATAATCAATATTTTTAGCTAGTTTATTAGCAATTTTTGCTCTTACCTTATTTTCTCCTATTCCTACTGTTATGGTAATTCCTAGATTCTGATATATTAATGATCTTATGCTTCTTGCCCAAGGATATAGATTTTCATCATTAGGTCTAGAAATCGAGACGAATGCTTCGTCAATAGAATAAATTTCTATCTGTTCACAGTAGTTTTTCAGTAAATTCATTAGTCTTCTGCTCATATCCCCATAAAGCGAGTAGTTTGAGCTTAAGACTGCTACATCTAATTTATTTAGTCTTTCTTTGACCTTAAAATACGGAGTTCCCATTTTAATTTTTAAAGCTCGCGCTTCGGGGCTTCTTGCAATGATACATCCGTCATTATTAGATAAAATTACTACTGGTTTATTTCTCAAATGAGGATTAATATTTTGCTCACATGAC
This window of the Prochlorococcus marinus XMU1410 genome carries:
- the dnaG gene encoding DNA primase, whose amino-acid sequence is MVPSIHPRTIQEVKEKADIVDVISEHIVLKKKGKEFVGICPFHDDTKPSMTVSPSKQFYYCFSCGAGGNSIKFLMEFTRANFSDVVLSLAKKNNINVENLEGPQVEAYKKQLSRKEELYKILRVTKNWFKSQLNNSLGIEAMKYLTSKRNLNNKIIDDFELGFAPNSWNDLFNYLSKVEKFPIDLILASGLAISKDNSDKIYDRFRNRLIVPIHDMQGRVVAFGGRSLDGQEPKYLNSPESEIFEKGKMLFAFEKASSNIRKRDKAIIVEGYFDVIALHSRGITNSVASLGTALNKYQISQLCRCTDNKNIILNFDSDNAGILATKRVIKEVESLSLHDQINLKILQLNHFKDPDEFLNSHTPEDYFNLIDNSSFWIDWEIDHIFKDKDLTKSENFQSVISSLVKLLSKLPQSSSRTHYLQKVSERLSKGQARLAIQFEQDLRNQVKGFRWHGRSKKFEQPNEISRREKNESEIIFYYLHCPDLRLFIRDEFLKREINGFNTNYIQNLWEAISKIEQNNLGLNYLNDLKESNSQNLQKEFFAIDLISLLTDHLVHYNPELSNKINNFVNPNELFLTLLSNPKDNLLGTLSLLEKYNSLKRCRHLIESWGSQRLKTLENCISILIDNPSSGSANSSKEIDDLFKDLNSDAIKFQELYYLERQHMNFLDKQRCGNFIAT
- a CDS encoding serine hydroxymethyltransferase — translated: MEFILFLSKLDKEILNLLMKANYIVEENKIECLINKEIKGLHNFKENKIIICTENAKRKTNYRSKKQSPNKDNFKTERAIRKALRHEATHAIQKCNDNKTIGDIKKLESKLHQSKKKALEFSSSNFSGTYEKEVEAYVLEDKPKKVKNLIKKYCL
- a CDS encoding Y-family DNA polymerase; protein product: MRISNIDAIALIDANNFYASCEQNINPHLRNKPVVILSNNDGCIIARSPEARALKIKMGTPYFKVKERLNKLDVAVLSSNYSLYGDMSRRLMNLLKNYCEQIEIYSIDEAFVSISRPNDENLYPWARSIRSLIYQNLGITITVGIGENKVRAKIANKLAKNIDYSAGIFDLARTENENNYLKRISIDKIWGVGKQTSNWLQSKGIKNARELRDMEENEIIKKLGIVGKRLQLELKGHRCLPIEKKKKSKKEIQVSRSFGTPITKLEDLTQALATHAIKASEKMRSQNLQSSNIRVFARTSKYSSQNYQRSAHRKLTNATDDTNNILKIVVELSKEIYNPEYKFSKAGVLMQDLTNSEYLQQSVINYESQKVLKKSTNLMKTIDLLNKRFNNNAITWAITKNPQSWKMNKNFLSRSSTTDIEQIPTIVK